One genomic window of Prochlorococcus sp. MIT 0603 includes the following:
- the ppk1 gene encoding polyphosphate kinase 1: MKNNFQMTTHATVENNYINRELSWIDFNGRVLEKATDKEIPLLEQAKFSAIYSNNLDEFFMVRVASLKSQIEAGITKKSVDQKTPKEQLIEIRNQLLPYLEKQQEHYISKLKPSLKEKKVFLLDYSELNAHEKAWLENYFTTAIFPILTPLAVDPAHPFPFVSNLSLNIAAIIKDPKSGEHQFSRVKVPQKTLDRFITIPNEISLRDPELVYSAVPIEQVVANNLNMLFPGMEIKEYSFFRVTRDADLELRDLEADDLMIALEQGLRKRRMGGEIVRLEVAIDMPIRILDLLIEGMAVKTNDLYKVKGLLGLDELSKLINIERPELYDLQECGQTHKSLKKSQSSLLEDRSIKKEEFKSIFSIIRKNDILLHHPYDLFKSSVEEFINQSADDPLVMGIKMTLYRVSKNSPIIEALIRAAENGKQVMALVELKARFDEDNNIQWAKQLEQSGVHVVYGVIGLKTHTKIALVIRKEKERLRSYFHIGTGNYNSKTSKQYTDLGLLSIQPEIGQDLIELFNYLTGFSKQQSFRKLLVAPVSLRKGIEKLIEKEIENAKNGRKAKIQAKMNSLVDPTIIKLLYKASQSGVKIELIVRGMCCLLPKKEGLSENITVTSIIGRYLEHSRIFWFYNDNEPKVFIGSADWMRRNLDRRVEAVTPIEEPSLKKKVEHILRVYLNDNVDAWEMQGDGKFIRKACEKEKQSAQTTLMNFSD, from the coding sequence GTTAGAGTTGCTTCGTTGAAATCTCAAATTGAAGCAGGGATAACTAAAAAAAGTGTAGATCAAAAAACACCCAAAGAACAGTTAATAGAAATTAGGAATCAATTATTACCCTATCTAGAAAAACAGCAAGAACACTATATATCAAAACTAAAGCCTAGTCTAAAAGAAAAGAAAGTCTTTTTATTAGATTATTCAGAGTTAAATGCACATGAAAAAGCTTGGTTAGAGAATTATTTCACGACTGCAATTTTTCCTATTCTTACACCATTAGCGGTTGACCCTGCACACCCATTTCCATTTGTAAGCAACCTTAGTCTTAATATTGCAGCAATAATTAAAGATCCCAAATCAGGCGAACATCAATTCTCACGCGTAAAAGTTCCACAAAAAACATTAGATAGATTCATCACTATTCCTAATGAAATAAGTCTTAGAGACCCTGAACTTGTATATAGCGCCGTTCCTATTGAACAAGTTGTGGCCAACAATTTAAATATGTTGTTCCCTGGAATGGAAATTAAAGAATATTCATTTTTTCGAGTGACGCGAGATGCAGACTTAGAACTTCGAGATCTTGAAGCTGATGATCTCATGATCGCACTTGAACAAGGTCTTAGAAAACGTCGTATGGGAGGAGAAATAGTTCGACTAGAAGTTGCCATTGATATGCCAATAAGGATTTTAGACTTACTAATCGAAGGTATGGCAGTCAAAACAAATGATCTTTATAAAGTTAAAGGGCTTTTAGGACTTGATGAATTGTCTAAATTAATAAATATCGAAAGGCCAGAATTATATGATCTTCAAGAATGTGGTCAAACTCATAAATCTCTTAAAAAGAGCCAAAGTAGTCTGCTGGAAGATCGATCAATAAAGAAAGAAGAGTTTAAAAGTATTTTCTCGATCATAAGAAAAAACGATATTCTTCTCCATCACCCATATGACTTATTTAAAAGCTCCGTAGAAGAATTTATTAATCAATCTGCAGATGATCCATTGGTCATGGGAATCAAAATGACTCTATATAGAGTCTCAAAAAACTCACCAATTATTGAAGCTTTAATCCGAGCTGCTGAAAATGGAAAACAAGTAATGGCTCTTGTTGAACTGAAAGCTCGTTTTGATGAAGACAATAATATTCAATGGGCTAAACAGCTAGAACAATCAGGGGTGCATGTCGTCTATGGCGTCATTGGGCTTAAAACTCATACCAAAATTGCATTGGTAATACGTAAAGAAAAAGAACGGTTACGAAGTTATTTTCATATTGGAACAGGTAACTACAACTCAAAAACATCAAAGCAATATACAGACCTAGGGCTACTGTCTATCCAACCGGAGATAGGACAGGATTTAATAGAACTCTTTAATTATTTAACTGGTTTTTCAAAACAACAGAGCTTTAGAAAACTATTAGTAGCACCCGTTTCACTAAGAAAAGGGATAGAAAAGCTAATAGAGAAGGAAATTGAAAATGCAAAAAATGGAAGAAAAGCAAAGATACAAGCCAAAATGAATTCCCTAGTAGATCCAACTATTATTAAATTGCTTTATAAAGCCTCTCAATCAGGAGTTAAGATAGAACTAATAGTGCGCGGAATGTGCTGTTTATTACCTAAAAAAGAAGGCCTAAGTGAGAATATTACTGTAACTAGTATTATTGGTAGATATCTTGAACATTCAAGAATTTTTTGGTTTTACAATGATAATGAACCCAAAGTATTTATTGGAAGTGCAGATTGGATGAGAAGAAACTTAGATCGACGAGTTGAGGCAGTAACTCCAATTGAAGAACCAAGTTTAAAGAAAAAAGTTGAACACATATTAAGAGTCTATTTAAATGACAATGTAGATGCTTGGGAAATGCAAGGTGATGGGAAGTTTATTCGTAAAGCTTGTGAAAAAGAAAAGCAATCTGCGCAAACAACATTGATGAATTTTTCTGATTAA
- a CDS encoding RpoD/SigA family RNA polymerase sigma factor, with product MGIPLESVKGDSASSSEKLVLPKTSKGSRHKNPNNGSVGRGRPPGRVGTDSIGFYLSSIGRVPLLTPAEEIELAHHVQKMKELLDVPKEDINPRQRHQIRMGKRARDRMMAANLRLVVSVAKKYQNQGLELLDLVQEGAIGLERAVDKFDPAMGYKFSTYAYWWIRQGMTRAIDNSARTIRLPIHISEKLSKMRRITRELSHRLGRQPNRVELASELGMETKDLEELISQSAPCASLDSHARGEEDRSTLGELIPDPNYNEPMEGMDRNMQKEHLSGWLSQLNEREQKIMRLRFGLDGEEPLTLAEIGRQINVSRERVRQLESKAILKLRGMTNHQQAA from the coding sequence ATGGGGATCCCTCTGGAATCTGTTAAAGGTGATTCTGCATCATCTTCAGAAAAACTAGTTCTGCCTAAAACTTCAAAAGGGTCTAGGCACAAAAATCCTAACAATGGTTCTGTTGGAAGAGGAAGGCCTCCTGGTCGTGTAGGAACTGATTCTATAGGTTTTTATCTGAGCAGTATTGGGAGAGTACCTCTACTTACTCCTGCAGAGGAGATTGAGCTTGCTCACCATGTCCAAAAAATGAAAGAATTACTGGATGTTCCGAAGGAAGATATCAACCCTCGTCAACGCCATCAAATTCGAATGGGTAAACGAGCAAGAGATCGCATGATGGCTGCAAATCTTCGCTTAGTAGTTAGTGTCGCGAAAAAATACCAAAACCAAGGTCTGGAGCTTCTTGATCTAGTACAAGAGGGGGCTATTGGTTTAGAACGAGCTGTTGACAAGTTTGACCCAGCAATGGGTTACAAATTTTCAACCTATGCATACTGGTGGATACGTCAAGGAATGACTAGAGCAATTGACAATAGTGCGCGTACAATTCGTCTTCCAATTCATATCAGCGAAAAACTCTCGAAAATGCGTCGCATAACAAGAGAATTATCTCATAGATTAGGGCGCCAACCTAATAGAGTTGAACTGGCTAGTGAGTTAGGCATGGAAACAAAAGATTTAGAAGAATTAATCTCACAAAGTGCTCCTTGTGCATCATTAGATTCCCATGCTCGAGGCGAAGAAGACAGGAGCACATTAGGCGAGTTGATACCAGATCCAAACTACAATGAGCCAATGGAAGGAATGGATAGAAATATGCAAAAAGAACATTTAAGTGGATGGCTTTCTCAACTTAATGAAAGAGAGCAAAAGATTATGCGCTTAAGATTTGGTCTCGATGGAGAAGAGCCTCTAACCCTCGCTGAAATAGGAAGGCAAATCAATGTATCTAGAGAACGTGTAAGACAATTAGAGTCAAAAGCGATTCTCAAATTAAGAGGAATGACTAACCATCAACAAGCTGCATAA
- a CDS encoding diacylglycerol/polyprenol kinase family protein — translation MSRKIVHIGSGPIIPLAWWLDVSSNIAIVVASIITICLAVNYQLRLFTSIENIGRRSFGTILYGLSISSLLILFWENCPSAVTAGVLVMAFGDGLAGLIGPKIKSPHWFIMGQKKSVIGTLTIGSISALILVIINYATGSHLDLNNICLITSLAIALEQISPLGIDNLTVPLVVAISWQWMF, via the coding sequence TTGAGTCGTAAAATTGTACATATAGGAAGTGGTCCAATAATTCCTTTAGCTTGGTGGTTAGATGTATCTAGTAATATCGCCATTGTAGTTGCTAGTATTATTACTATTTGTCTAGCAGTCAATTATCAGTTAAGATTATTCACATCAATTGAAAATATAGGAAGGCGAAGTTTTGGAACTATTTTATATGGGCTAAGCATAAGTTCGTTGCTAATTTTATTCTGGGAAAACTGTCCTTCTGCAGTCACTGCAGGTGTTCTTGTTATGGCATTCGGTGATGGATTAGCAGGTCTAATAGGTCCTAAAATAAAATCCCCTCATTGGTTTATTATGGGACAAAAAAAATCTGTAATAGGTACGCTAACTATTGGATCTATAAGTGCATTAATATTAGTAATTATTAATTACGCAACTGGATCTCATTTAGATTTGAACAATATTTGTCTAATTACATCGTTGGCAATCGCCCTTGAACAAATTAGTCCCCTAGGAATTGATAATCTTACAGTCCCATTAGTAGTTGCGATTAGCTGGCAATGGATGTTCTAA
- a CDS encoding 3-deoxy-7-phosphoheptulonate synthase — MSFSTDFDVSDQTSDLHVVETRPLLPPASLHSDLPLDLQSAAIVSKTRTRIQEILSGIDSRLLVIVGPCSVHDIAAAKDYAIRLKSLRERFEDKLEIVMRVYFEKPRTTTGWKGLINDPHLDGSYDINSGLRRARSLLLDLAHLEIPSATELLDPVVPQYIADLISWTAIGARTTESQTHREMASGLSMPIGYKNGTDGTIAIAINAMKAASKPHHFLGINHQGSASIISTTGNPDGHLVLRGGSSGTNYDVDSVGKVSKELSDSGSIDRVMIDCSHGNSKKDYRRQVDVLRDVALQIQKGSSNIMGVMLESHLVEGNQSLSTDLSKLTYGQSITDACIDINTTEMLLEELAAVIL, encoded by the coding sequence ATGAGTTTTTCAACAGATTTTGACGTAAGTGATCAAACTTCAGATCTTCATGTTGTTGAGACTAGGCCATTACTTCCTCCTGCCTCACTTCATAGTGACTTGCCCTTAGATCTTCAGTCAGCCGCAATTGTTTCGAAAACACGTACAAGAATTCAAGAGATTCTTTCTGGTATTGACTCACGATTATTAGTGATTGTAGGCCCTTGTTCAGTGCATGATATTGCTGCTGCTAAAGATTATGCCATTAGGCTCAAGTCATTAAGAGAACGTTTTGAAGACAAACTTGAGATAGTTATGAGGGTTTATTTTGAAAAACCTAGGACAACTACAGGTTGGAAGGGTTTAATAAATGATCCTCATCTGGATGGTTCTTATGATATTAATTCTGGTTTAAGGCGAGCCAGATCTCTCTTGTTAGACCTTGCTCATTTAGAAATTCCTTCAGCAACAGAATTATTAGATCCAGTTGTGCCTCAATATATTGCTGATTTAATTAGTTGGACTGCAATTGGTGCGCGCACTACAGAAAGTCAGACTCATAGAGAAATGGCTTCAGGGTTATCAATGCCAATAGGATATAAAAATGGTACAGATGGCACTATTGCAATTGCTATTAATGCTATGAAAGCAGCCTCTAAGCCTCATCATTTTTTGGGTATTAATCATCAGGGCTCTGCTTCTATTATTAGTACTACAGGAAATCCAGATGGCCATCTTGTCTTGAGAGGAGGAAGTAGTGGTACTAATTATGATGTTGATTCAGTTGGGAAGGTTTCAAAGGAACTTTCTGACTCTGGTTCAATAGATAGAGTTATGATTGATTGTAGTCATGGTAATTCTAAGAAAGATTATCGCCGCCAAGTTGATGTTTTAAGGGATGTTGCCCTTCAAATTCAAAAAGGCTCTTCTAATATTATGGGAGTAATGTTAGAGAGTCATTTGGTAGAAGGAAATCAAAGCTTATCTACAGACCTCTCGAAACTTACTTATGGTCAAAGTATTACAGATGCATGTATTGATATAAACACTACGGAGATGCTTCTTGAAGAATTAGCAGCAGTCATTCTTTGA
- the acnB gene encoding bifunctional aconitate hydratase 2/2-methylisocitrate dehydratase gives MLKNYHEHAAARERKGIPPLPLNEQQTHELTLLLESYQEESNKGFLLDLLKNRIPPGVDKASYVKATWLNSVAQNKIHSALVNPLEATRLLGTMMGGYNVAALIELLSNKNQEVASVAAKSLSNTLLVYDALNDIIDLAESNVFAKQIVESWAMGEWFTNKPKLPNAITVTVFKVAGETNTDDLSPATHATTRPDIPLHALAMLETKDPDGIETLKSLKEKKYPIAYVGDVVGTGSSRKSAINSVLWHIGEDIPYVPNKRSGGVIIGGKIAPIFFNTAEDSGALPIECDVSQLKTGDIITIHPYQGKITSQGTKNDDEKILSTFELKPSTILDEVQAGGRIPLMIGRALTDKVRERLNLKPSTIFIRPGEPQASSYGFTQAQKIVGKACGLPGIQPGTSCEPVMTTVGSQDTTGPMTRDEMKELACLGFSADLVMQSFCHTAAYPKPVDIETQEELPDFFAERGGVALRPGDGIIHSWLNRMLLPDTVGTGGDSHTRFPLGISFPGGSGVVAFAAAIGAMPLDMPESVLVRFKGSLQPGITLRDVVNAIPLIAIEKKLLTISKENKINIFNGKIMEIEGLPDLKLEQAFELTDASAERSCAGCSIQLSEKTISEYLQSNIALLTNMIARGYKDPRTLGRRIQKMKKWLQKPAILKADSDANYSSIIEINLDELQEPIIACPNDPDNVKRLSIEADTPIDEVFIGSCMTNIGHYRAAAKILENSGKTKAKLWICPPTRMDEEILKKEGYYKIFEDAGSRLEMPGCSLCMGNQARVEENATVFSTSTRNFNNRLGKGAQVYLGSAELAAVCALLGRIPTVEEYKKIAAEKIHPLSDSLYKYLNFNEIDGFEKDGQIISNEAQKEFLTIS, from the coding sequence ATGCTAAAAAATTATCATGAGCATGCTGCAGCAAGAGAAAGAAAAGGAATTCCTCCCTTGCCTTTAAATGAGCAACAAACTCATGAACTCACCCTATTACTAGAAAGCTATCAGGAAGAAAGCAACAAAGGCTTCTTATTAGATTTACTAAAAAATCGAATTCCTCCAGGAGTGGACAAGGCATCTTATGTAAAAGCAACTTGGCTGAACTCTGTTGCACAAAACAAAATCCATAGCGCTTTGGTTAATCCATTAGAAGCCACAAGACTGCTAGGAACAATGATGGGTGGCTACAATGTTGCAGCACTAATTGAATTACTCAGCAATAAAAACCAAGAAGTCGCTAGTGTTGCAGCGAAAAGTCTTAGTAATACACTTTTAGTTTATGATGCATTAAATGATATTATAGACCTGGCAGAGAGCAATGTTTTTGCTAAACAAATTGTTGAAAGTTGGGCAATGGGTGAATGGTTTACAAATAAACCAAAATTACCAAATGCAATAACTGTAACTGTTTTCAAAGTTGCTGGAGAAACCAATACAGATGATCTTTCGCCTGCTACTCATGCAACTACCAGACCTGATATCCCTCTTCATGCACTTGCAATGCTTGAAACAAAAGATCCTGATGGGATAGAGACTCTTAAGAGCCTAAAAGAAAAAAAATACCCTATTGCATATGTAGGAGATGTTGTTGGAACAGGCAGTTCTAGAAAATCTGCTATTAATTCTGTTCTTTGGCATATTGGTGAAGATATTCCTTATGTTCCCAATAAACGATCTGGTGGTGTAATTATTGGAGGCAAAATTGCACCTATATTTTTTAATACAGCAGAAGATTCTGGTGCATTACCTATTGAGTGTGATGTAAGCCAACTTAAAACGGGAGATATCATTACAATTCACCCATATCAAGGAAAAATTACAAGCCAAGGAACGAAAAATGACGACGAAAAAATTTTATCTACCTTTGAATTAAAACCATCAACCATTTTAGATGAAGTGCAAGCAGGCGGACGCATTCCTTTAATGATAGGAAGAGCCTTGACTGACAAAGTTAGAGAAAGACTGAATTTAAAACCTTCAACAATATTCATTCGCCCAGGAGAACCTCAAGCTTCATCATATGGATTTACACAAGCACAAAAAATTGTTGGAAAAGCTTGTGGTTTGCCTGGTATTCAACCAGGAACAAGTTGTGAACCGGTCATGACAACTGTGGGAAGCCAAGATACAACAGGCCCCATGACTAGAGACGAAATGAAAGAACTTGCATGTCTAGGATTCTCAGCAGACTTAGTGATGCAAAGCTTTTGTCATACAGCTGCTTATCCAAAACCAGTAGATATTGAAACTCAAGAAGAATTACCTGATTTCTTTGCCGAGCGAGGAGGGGTGGCCTTAAGACCTGGCGATGGAATAATTCATAGCTGGCTCAACAGAATGCTACTTCCGGACACAGTCGGTACAGGAGGAGATAGTCATACAAGATTCCCTCTCGGCATATCGTTCCCTGGTGGATCAGGCGTAGTTGCATTTGCTGCTGCTATTGGTGCAATGCCACTAGATATGCCTGAATCCGTATTGGTTCGCTTTAAAGGGTCTCTTCAACCAGGTATTACCTTAAGAGATGTTGTAAATGCAATTCCTCTCATAGCTATTGAGAAAAAATTATTAACTATATCAAAAGAAAATAAAATCAATATTTTTAATGGAAAAATCATGGAAATCGAAGGCTTGCCTGATCTCAAGCTTGAGCAAGCATTTGAATTAACTGATGCCAGTGCAGAACGATCATGCGCTGGTTGCTCAATTCAACTCTCAGAAAAAACAATCTCTGAATATCTTCAAAGTAATATTGCTCTTTTAACCAATATGATTGCTCGCGGATATAAAGATCCACGAACGTTAGGTAGACGTATTCAGAAAATGAAAAAGTGGTTACAGAAACCAGCTATTTTAAAAGCAGATTCTGATGCCAATTACTCATCAATAATTGAAATTAATCTAGATGAATTACAGGAACCTATCATTGCTTGTCCTAATGATCCTGATAACGTAAAACGTCTAAGTATAGAAGCTGATACTCCAATTGATGAAGTATTTATAGGCTCATGTATGACAAATATTGGACATTATCGAGCCGCAGCAAAGATCCTAGAAAACTCAGGGAAAACAAAAGCAAAATTATGGATATGTCCTCCAACTCGCATGGACGAAGAAATCCTAAAAAAGGAAGGTTATTACAAAATTTTTGAAGATGCAGGTTCTAGGTTGGAAATGCCTGGTTGTTCTCTATGTATGGGGAATCAAGCTCGAGTAGAAGAAAATGCAACAGTGTTCTCTACAAGTACAAGAAATTTTAATAATCGCTTAGGTAAAGGGGCCCAAGTATATTTAGGTAGCGCAGAATTAGCAGCTGTTTGTGCTTTGCTTGGTCGAATTCCAACCGTAGAAGAATATAAAAAGATAGCGGCGGAGAAAATTCATCCTTTATCAGATTCACTCTATAAATACTTAAATTTTAATGAAATAGATGGCTTTGAAAAAGATGGCCAAATCATTAGTAATGAAGCACAAAAAGAATTCCTGACTATTTCTTAA
- a CDS encoding ClC family H(+)/Cl(-) exchange transporter, translating into MRNLNDLSLTRQQITSGYSIRQLLRQRWFVVVLALILTGLGAALTGVLFKTGIHALDNWRLDLLKVLPPWFILPLLGGVGGLISGTIIAKFAPAAGGSGVTQIINYLRHKEVPMGLKVGIGKLVAGIIAIGSGFPLGPEGPAVQMGGSVAWKMAQWLKAPVAFRRVIVAAGSGAGIAAVFSAPIGGFIYAIEELLNSSRPVILLLVIVTTFWADTWANILQGQGFKLDVDFPLEINLLPIDFAYLILLGIVVGLLAQLYSHYVLYMQRLGNNWFKKKLILRMTISGAILGSIFSFLPNEFHHVGELKKLIVLGDGNISLAIGTFIVLFFTTGLAAASGAPGGLFFPMLTLGGCIGSACGTWVEILTGHFPTTYTLAGMGAFVAACTRTPISAMFLAFAPTKNLLILKPILLACLTSFLIARFFNDKSIYERQIELENNENPKGQLSQSLTTTP; encoded by the coding sequence ATGAGAAACTTAAATGACTTAAGCCTAACAAGGCAACAAATAACCTCGGGATATAGTATTCGTCAGCTACTACGTCAACGATGGTTTGTTGTTGTTCTAGCTTTAATATTGACAGGCCTTGGTGCTGCCTTAACAGGAGTTCTCTTTAAAACAGGAATTCATGCACTAGATAATTGGAGATTAGACTTACTAAAAGTTCTTCCTCCATGGTTTATTTTACCGCTATTAGGTGGCGTAGGAGGGCTAATATCAGGAACAATAATTGCAAAATTTGCACCAGCTGCAGGAGGGTCGGGTGTAACCCAAATCATCAACTATCTACGCCATAAGGAAGTTCCAATGGGACTAAAAGTTGGAATAGGTAAATTAGTTGCAGGGATAATAGCTATAGGGAGTGGTTTCCCATTAGGTCCCGAAGGGCCAGCAGTACAAATGGGAGGATCAGTAGCATGGAAAATGGCACAATGGTTAAAAGCTCCGGTAGCCTTTAGAAGGGTAATTGTTGCTGCCGGTAGTGGTGCTGGTATCGCAGCAGTATTTAGTGCACCTATTGGAGGCTTTATCTATGCCATTGAAGAATTACTAAATTCCTCAAGACCTGTCATTCTCTTACTAGTAATAGTGACAACCTTTTGGGCAGACACCTGGGCCAATATATTGCAAGGTCAAGGTTTTAAGCTTGATGTTGATTTTCCACTGGAAATAAATCTACTTCCAATTGATTTCGCATATTTAATATTGTTAGGGATAGTAGTCGGTCTTTTAGCACAACTTTATTCTCACTATGTTTTATATATGCAACGTCTAGGCAATAACTGGTTTAAAAAAAAATTGATTTTACGTATGACTATTAGTGGCGCAATACTAGGAAGCATTTTTTCATTCTTACCAAATGAATTTCACCATGTAGGTGAACTAAAAAAATTAATTGTCTTAGGAGATGGGAATATTAGCTTAGCCATTGGAACATTCATTGTTCTGTTTTTTACAACAGGGCTAGCTGCAGCATCAGGTGCTCCTGGAGGATTATTTTTCCCTATGCTCACTCTTGGAGGTTGCATCGGTTCAGCTTGTGGAACTTGGGTGGAAATCTTAACAGGACATTTCCCCACAACTTATACTCTTGCGGGAATGGGTGCATTCGTTGCTGCATGTACACGAACACCCATTTCAGCAATGTTTCTCGCCTTTGCCCCAACTAAAAATTTATTAATACTCAAACCTATTTTATTAGCTTGTCTTACAAGTTTCTTAATTGCACGCTTTTTTAATGATAAATCTATCTATGAAAGACAAATTGAACTTGAAAATAATGAAAACCCTAAGGGGCAACTTTCACAATCCTTAACTACTACTCCCTAG
- a CDS encoding B12-binding domain-containing radical SAM protein, whose translation MLAFPNTYSVGITSLGFQIIWATLAQRKDVDVRRLFTDQQDKLHRTIDLFGISLSWELDGPVLLDLLERNKIPIWSRERSEQDPIVFGGGQVLTANPEPFAPFLDVILLGDGENLLPKFIEKLDELQGSSRNTKLKILSQTPGIYVPILYEPKYNSNKELIEIEAISSDIPKEITKQTWKQNTLSHSTVITPESAWPGIHMVEVVRSCPELCRFCLASYLNLPFRNSSLDAGLIPAIEKGFAITKRIGLLGASITQHPEFEDLLDWLNKDYFDGMRLSLSSVRASTVNKKMTELLARRNAKSITIAIESGSKRIREMINKKLTEEEIYSAARYAKEGGLSSLKLYGMVGLPTESDEDIEATADLLMKIKRKTSGLRLVLGVSTFVPKAHTPFQWFGVRTEAKKRLKLLRKSLQSNAIEIRTESYSGSIIQALISRGDRRLAPVIELVRRSQNNIGGWKKAYKEVQEKNIGYKSSKQLPPWEEIVHTKWQNDRILPWRHIQGPLILETLIKHQESV comes from the coding sequence ATATTAGCTTTTCCTAATACCTATTCAGTAGGGATAACAAGTCTAGGCTTTCAAATTATTTGGGCAACCCTTGCACAAAGAAAAGATGTAGATGTTAGAAGATTATTTACGGATCAACAAGATAAACTACACCGCACAATTGATCTATTTGGAATTTCTCTAAGTTGGGAATTAGATGGACCTGTTTTACTAGATCTGTTAGAAAGAAACAAAATCCCCATTTGGAGCCGTGAACGGTCTGAACAAGACCCCATTGTCTTTGGTGGTGGACAAGTACTTACAGCCAACCCAGAACCATTCGCGCCATTTTTAGATGTCATCTTATTAGGTGATGGGGAAAACTTATTACCAAAATTCATAGAAAAACTAGATGAGCTTCAAGGAAGTTCAAGGAATACAAAATTAAAAATACTTTCCCAAACTCCAGGAATTTATGTGCCTATTCTGTATGAACCTAAGTATAACTCCAATAAAGAGTTAATAGAAATAGAAGCTATTTCCTCAGATATTCCAAAAGAAATTACTAAACAAACATGGAAACAAAATACACTAAGTCACTCAACTGTAATTACTCCAGAATCAGCTTGGCCTGGAATACATATGGTAGAGGTAGTTCGCAGCTGCCCTGAACTATGTCGATTCTGCCTAGCAAGTTATTTAAATCTACCATTTCGTAATTCCTCTCTTGATGCTGGGCTAATTCCAGCTATAGAAAAAGGATTCGCAATTACAAAAAGGATTGGTCTGTTAGGAGCATCAATAACTCAACATCCAGAATTTGAAGACTTATTGGATTGGTTAAATAAAGATTATTTTGATGGTATGAGACTCAGTTTAAGTTCTGTTAGAGCATCAACAGTTAATAAAAAAATGACTGAACTTTTAGCTCGCCGTAATGCTAAATCAATAACAATAGCAATTGAAAGTGGTAGTAAAAGAATAAGAGAGATGATTAATAAAAAACTTACTGAAGAGGAAATTTATTCTGCTGCGAGATATGCAAAAGAAGGAGGACTTTCAAGTCTCAAACTCTATGGAATGGTGGGCTTACCTACCGAAAGCGATGAGGATATTGAGGCTACTGCAGATCTTCTAATGAAAATCAAAAGGAAAACCTCAGGATTACGATTAGTGCTGGGTGTTAGTACATTCGTCCCTAAAGCTCATACTCCTTTTCAATGGTTTGGTGTACGTACAGAAGCTAAAAAACGATTAAAACTTCTAAGAAAAAGTTTACAGTCAAATGCCATAGAAATACGTACTGAAAGCTATAGTGGAAGTATTATTCAAGCTTTAATTTCTCGGGGAGATAGAAGATTAGCTCCAGTGATCGAATTAGTGCGAAGATCACAAAATAACATAGGAGGATGGAAAAAGGCTTACAAAGAAGTTCAGGAAAAAAATATAGGTTACAAGTCATCTAAACAGCTACCTCCTTGGGAAGAAATAGTACATACTAAATGGCAAAATGATCGCATTTTACCCTGGAGACATATCCAAGGTCCTCTAATTCTAGAGACACTAATCAAACATCAAGAAAGCGTTTAG